In one window of Posidoniimonas corsicana DNA:
- a CDS encoding AI-2E family transporter, with protein sequence MHEDPEVAGGRETSAPVPIRRRDTAPQQPPPPELGEAQVRLVQNLRGIRICLVLLLMLAVVHMLYFARAILLPMAMAVLMSLVLKPVRKRLTNAGLPSFASAVIVFSAFTVVLLVGARLLWEPANHWLEQAPESLRNVREQLSGVEGPLGVIQEAGQELAELTAMSEKDGAVKPPVSVRVEQPALTSQLLNTTGGFVTSLGITLSLLFFLLASGDRFLEKLVQVKKSWREKWDTVLLVKEIEHKISTYLGTITLINFGLGVVIALGLWLVGMPHPLLWGGLAALLNYIPFAGLIIGSCVVFVVAASEFSTLGHALLAPAVYLIANGVEANLVTPVMLHKSVSLNPVVILVAIFLGGWCWGVGGIFLAVPCLLVAKLICESHEPLEPIAVFLGR encoded by the coding sequence ATGCACGAAGACCCCGAGGTCGCTGGCGGTCGGGAAACTTCGGCGCCCGTACCGATCAGACGGCGAGACACGGCCCCGCAGCAGCCGCCGCCGCCCGAGCTGGGGGAGGCCCAGGTCCGGCTGGTTCAAAACCTGCGCGGGATCAGGATCTGCCTGGTGCTGCTCCTGATGCTGGCGGTGGTGCACATGCTGTACTTCGCCCGCGCCATCCTGCTGCCGATGGCGATGGCCGTGCTGATGAGCCTGGTGCTGAAACCAGTCAGGAAGCGGCTCACCAACGCCGGCCTGCCCTCCTTCGCCTCGGCGGTGATCGTGTTCTCCGCCTTCACCGTGGTGCTGCTGGTCGGCGCCCGCCTGCTCTGGGAGCCCGCCAACCACTGGCTGGAACAGGCGCCCGAGAGCCTGCGCAATGTGCGCGAGCAGCTAAGCGGCGTCGAGGGTCCGCTCGGTGTGATCCAGGAAGCCGGGCAGGAGCTCGCCGAACTGACCGCCATGTCGGAGAAGGACGGCGCGGTCAAACCGCCCGTGTCGGTCCGCGTCGAGCAGCCGGCGCTCACCAGCCAGCTGCTCAACACCACCGGCGGGTTCGTGACCTCGCTAGGCATCACCCTGTCGCTGCTGTTCTTCCTGCTGGCGTCGGGCGACCGGTTCCTAGAGAAGCTCGTGCAGGTCAAGAAGTCTTGGCGCGAGAAGTGGGACACCGTCCTGCTGGTCAAGGAGATCGAGCACAAGATCTCCACCTACCTCGGCACGATTACCCTGATCAATTTCGGGCTGGGGGTGGTCATCGCGTTGGGGCTGTGGCTGGTGGGCATGCCGCACCCGCTGTTGTGGGGCGGCCTGGCGGCGCTGCTCAACTACATCCCATTCGCCGGGCTGATCATCGGATCGTGCGTGGTGTTCGTCGTGGCCGCGTCGGAGTTCAGCACGCTCGGCCACGCGCTGCTCGCGCCGGCGGTCTACCTGATCGCCAACGGCGTCGAGGCCAACCTGGTAACGCCCGTGATGCTCCACAAGTCGGTCAGCCTCAACCCGGTGGTCATCCTGGTGGCAATCTTCCTGGGCGGTTGGTGCTGGGGCGTGGGCGGCATCTTCCTGGCGGTCCCCTGCCTGCTGGTCGCGAAACTCATCTGCGAGAGCCACGAGCCGCTCGAACCAATCGCCGTGTTCCTGGGCCGCTGA
- a CDS encoding ABC transporter ATP-binding protein produces MPDDLPLICLRDISRTYDLGEVKVDALRPTSLDIEQGEFVALIGPSGSGKSTLMNTLGCLDRPTGGSYLLDGQEIVRMSRDQRARIRNQQIGFVFQNFNLLNRTSALENVEVPLLYSRSIPAAERHRRAQEELVRVGLGERTGHTTSQLSGGQQQRVAIARALVNHPSILLADEPTGNLDSRTSREVIELFSSLNAEKNLTVILVTHDPEVARNARRKIVLRDGEVTTDTSDFAEAMHSLQSRHFDESES; encoded by the coding sequence ATGCCCGACGACTTGCCCCTTATCTGCCTACGCGATATCTCACGAACCTACGACCTGGGCGAGGTGAAGGTCGACGCCCTGCGTCCGACGTCGCTCGACATTGAGCAGGGCGAGTTTGTCGCGTTGATCGGCCCGTCGGGGTCTGGGAAGTCGACGCTGATGAACACGTTGGGCTGCCTCGACCGGCCCACAGGTGGGAGCTACCTGCTCGACGGCCAGGAGATCGTTCGCATGTCCCGCGACCAGCGGGCCCGCATCCGCAACCAGCAGATCGGCTTCGTGTTCCAGAACTTCAATCTGCTCAACCGCACCTCAGCGCTGGAGAACGTCGAGGTGCCGCTGCTCTACTCGCGCTCGATCCCGGCGGCCGAGCGACACCGGCGGGCGCAGGAGGAGCTCGTTCGCGTGGGACTCGGCGAGCGCACCGGCCACACCACAAGTCAGCTTTCCGGCGGTCAGCAGCAGCGGGTCGCGATCGCGAGGGCGCTGGTGAACCACCCGTCGATCTTGCTGGCGGACGAGCCGACCGGCAACCTCGACTCGCGGACCAGCCGCGAGGTGATCGAGCTGTTCTCGTCGCTCAACGCCGAGAAAAACCTCACGGTTATCCTCGTGACTCACGACCCCGAGGTGGCGCGCAACGCCCGCCGAAAGATTGTGCTCCGCGACGGTGAGGTCACAACCGACACGTCAGACTTCGCCGAGGCCATGCATTCCCTGCAATCGCGCCATTTTGACGAGTCGGAAAGTTAA